One segment of Alnus glutinosa chromosome 2, dhAlnGlut1.1, whole genome shotgun sequence DNA contains the following:
- the LOC133860989 gene encoding GDSL esterase/lipase At5g14450-like, whose amino-acid sequence MSHSFGAVRMKVVIVFAAGILVSWVLSVLGEEMIGLSPCNFPAIYNFGDSNSDTGGNSAAFYPAGPPSGETFFHKPAGRGSDGRLIIDFIAKHLRLPYLSAYLDSIGTSFRHGANFATGGARIRRFNTSFFVTGESPFSLDIQIVQFDQFKARTSNLYNHAKKHSHRRNLPRPQDFSKALYTFDIGQNDIAAGLQTMSHGQLKAIIPGIIDQLATAVEHLYQNGARTFWIHNTGPIGCLPVTQHYYHRPMPGILDQHGCVIAQNEMAKEFNRQLKSAVIKLREQLPDAALTYVDVFAAKYKLIGNAKKQGFVDARNICCGYLEDDSHVYCGNKAKINGSEVYAGSCEDPSLYISWDGVHYTEAANHWIANHIVNGSFSDPPVPITHACHKGQSV is encoded by the exons ATGAGTCACAGTTTTGGTGCTGTGAGAATGAAGGTTGTAATAGTTTTTGCTGCTGGGATATTAGTTTCATGGGTTTTGAGTGTGTTGGGTGAAGAGATGATAGGCTTATCGCCCTGTAATTTTCCGGCAATCTACAACTTCGGCGACTCGAATTCGGATACCGGTGGGAATTCAGCAGCATTTTACCCAGCAGGGCCACCGTCTGGTGAGACTTTTTTCCATAAGCCTGCTGGAAGAGGTTCTGATGGTCGTCTTATAATAGACTTTATTG CCAAGCACCTTAGATTGCCATACTTGAGTGCATACTTAGATTCAATTGGAACCAGTTTCAGGCATGGTGCAAATTTTGCCACAGGAGGAGCTAGGATCAGGAGGTTTAACACATCTTTCTTTGTGACTGGGGAAAGCCCATTCTCTCTTGATATCCAGATTGTGCAATTTGACCAGTTCAAGGCACGCACCAGCAATCTCTACAACCATG CCAAGAAACACTCCCACAGAAGAAATCTCCCAAGGCCTCAGGACTTCTCAAAGGCTCTTTATACATTTGACATTGGGCAGAATGATATTGCCGCTGGCCTTCAAACAATGAGCCATGGACAATTGAAAGCAATAATCCCGGGCATAATTGACCAATTAGCAACAGCAGTTGAG CATCTGTACCAAAATGGGGCAAGAACATTTTGGATACATAACACAGGCCCCATTGGCTGCTTGCCAGTGACCCAACACTACTACCACCGCCCAATGCCTGGCATTCTTGACCAACATGGATGCGTCATAGCTCAAAATGAAATGGCTAAAGAGTTCAATAGGCAGCTTAAGAGTGCTGTCATCAAACTAAGGGAACAGCTACCTGATGCTGCATTAACATATGTGGATGTCTTTGCAGCAAAGTATAAACTAATCGGCAATGCAAAGAAGCAAG GATTTGTTGATGCAAGAAACATTTGCTGTGGCTATCTCGAGGATGACAGCCATGTGTATTGTGGGAACAAGGCAAAGATAAATGGAAGTGAAGTGTATGCCGGTTCTTGTGAAGATCCTTCCTTGTATATTAGCTGGGATGGCGTGCACTACACTGAGGCTGCAAATCATTGGATTGCTAATCATATAGTCAACGGTTCATTCTCGGACCCGCCAGTGCCAATCACACATGCATGTCATAAGGGTCAATCTGTGTGA
- the LOC133859927 gene encoding uncharacterized protein LOC133859927 has protein sequence MAASEEQGSNKEKEGADLLGSPTFTELENGRFKCVETGHEMLAKDKESYSHCKRCRLGLIDFALSHHKPPLNMFKQDPLSRSKLICKLTGDTINKSEEHIWKHINGKRFLNKLEEKEAGKIISNGTVEEQGEQKVRKASTTDGLKKKKKKKKKKKEEEEEKEEDKDKDKDKGVDEIISEVRSLSDEGSDSEEGDFWKPPAGQRWDFDDGGDRWGSGSDSGEESDEDDGMDGLAEEGGKETEELSTRTKRMSREIGPSSFASRKKKSKKNDTD, from the exons ATGGCGGCGAGCGAAGAGCAGGGGTCGAACAAGGAGAAGGAAGGGGCCGACTTACTGGGCTCACCGACCTTCACGGAGCTCGAGAATGGCCGCTTCAAGTGCGTGGAGACTGGCCACGAAATGCTTGCCAAAGACAAAGAGTCCTATTCTCATTGCAAACGATGCCGTTTGGGCCTCATCGACTTCGCTTTGTCCCATCACAAACCCCCTCTCAACATGTTCAAGCAAGACCCTCTCTCCCG TTCAAAGTTAATATGCAAGCTGACAGGAGATACAATCAATAAGTCCGAGGAACATATATGGAAGCACATCAATGGCAAACGATTCCTCAACAAACTAG AGGAAAAGGAAGCAGGAAAGATAATCTCCAATGGAACAGTTGAAGAGCAGGGTGAGCAGAAGGTGCGAAAAGCCTCTACGACAGATggtttgaagaagaagaagaagaagaagaagaagaagaaggaggaggaggaggagaaggaggAGGACAAGGACAAGGACAAGGACAAAGGAGTTGATGAGATTATCTCCGAAGTTAGAAGTTTGTCTGATGAGGGCAGTGATTCAGAAGAAGGTGATTTCTGGAAGCCTCCAGCAGGACAACGTTGGGATTTTGATGATGGAGGAGATCGATGGGGTTCCGGTTCAGATTCGGGGGAGGAGAGTGACGAGGATGATGGAATGG ATGGTTTAGCTGAAGAGGGTGGAAAGGAGACAGAAGAGCTCTCTACACG GACAAAGAGAATGTCCAGAGAAATTGGACCCAGCAGTTTTGCttcaaggaagaagaagagtaagAAGAATGACACAGATTAA
- the LOC133860591 gene encoding uncharacterized protein LOC133860591, whose translation MSESFTFKIGSDEIRITVVTDESELERSHEWLFSNIKPLPRTFHRVVGFGIEKAFRSTTIDGAVSEKVAVLKLCAGNDCLIVHLIHLKKIPTCLAKFLDVSDITVVGVGIKQNLCDLTRDYAWDSMPECCR comes from the coding sequence atGTCCGAGTCTTTTACTTTCAAAATAGGGTCCGACGAGATCAGAATAACTGTTGTAACCGATGAGTCAGAGCTGGAAAGGTCCCACGAATGGCTGTTTTCTAATATTAAGCCACTTCCTAGAACCTTTCACAGAGTTGTCGGTTTTGGCATAGAGAAGGCATTCCGTAGTACTACTATAGATGGAGCTGTGAGTGAGAAAGTTGCAGTGTTGAAACTATGTGCAGGAAATGATTGCCTTATTGTCCACCTAATTCACTTGAAGAAAATACCCACTTGTCTTGCTAAGTTTCTTGATGTTTCAGACATAACAGTTGTTGGTGTCGGCATCAAACAGAACCTGTGTGATCTCACAAGGGATTATGCATGGGATTCAATGCCGGAATGCTGTCGTTga
- the LOC133860592 gene encoding uncharacterized protein LOC133860592 — translation MSKSYTFKIESSEINTTVVTDESKLECVLKLLFSKIKPLPTTFHRVVGLGIEKSFSSKTYGNEPTIMFEKVAVLKLCAENDCLIVHLQQFKHIPICLAKFLDVSDIMVVGVGIKQNLCDLRRDYGIQCRNAVFELGDLAVGFKKNPVLSSFTLPSLYKFVQTFIAIVS, via the exons atgtcaaaGTCTTACACTTTTAAAATAGAGTCCAGCGAGATTAATACAACTGTTGTAACCGATGAATCAAAGCTGGAATGTGTTCTCAAATTGCTGTTTTCTAAGATTAAGCCACTTCCAACAACCTTTCATAGAGTTGTAGGTTTAGGCATAGAGAAGTCATTCAGTAGTAAAACTTATGGTAATGAACCCACAATTATGTTTGAGAAAGTTGCTGTGTTGAAACTATGTGCAGAAAATGATTGCCTTATTGTCCACCTTCAACAATTCAAGCATATACCCATATGCCTTGCTAAGTTTCTTGATGTTTCAGATATAATGGTTGTTGGTGTCGGCATCAAACAGAACTTGTGTGATCTCAGAAGGGATTATGGGATTCAATGTAGGAATGCGGTTTTTGAGCTGGGAGATTTAGCTGTTGGTTTTAAAAAGAATCCTGTTCTAAGTTCTTTTACTTTACCAAGTTTGTACAAGTTTGTTCAGACCTTCATCGCCATCG TGAGCTGA
- the LOC133860593 gene encoding uncharacterized protein LOC133860593, protein MSQHWKGALIKLLPSVIEAELLKNNYAGNSSYERVVGLDIEKSFSSSTSNGVVSEKVAVLKLCAENDCLIVNLTHLEKIPTSLAKFLDLSGITFVGISIKQNVGDLRRDYGVQCRNAVELGALAAAVQNKPI, encoded by the coding sequence ATGAGTCAGCACTGGAAGGGGGCCTTAATTAAATTGCTGCCATCTGTTATTGAGGCAGAGTTGTTGAAGAACAATTATGCTGGTAATAGTAGCTATGAGAGAGTTGTTGGTTTAGATATAGAGAAATCATTCAGTTCATCAACTAGTAATGGAGTTGTCAGTGAGAAAGTTGCAGTGTTGAAACTATGCGCAGAAAATGATTGCCTTATTGTGAACCTTACACACTTGGAGAAAATACCCACTTCCCTTGCCAAGTTTCTTGATCTTTCAGGCATAACATTTGTTGGTATAAGCATCAAACAGAATGTGGGTGATCTTCGAAGGGATTATGGAGTTCAATGCAGGAATGCAGTGGAGCTGGGAGCTCTTGCTGCTGCTGTTCAAAACAAGCCTATATAG
- the LOC133860594 gene encoding uncharacterized protein LOC133860594: MAHFFFKSRSFLLKILHDDSDDDLEIITRALEEEGSTSHRGSTQHRRHIVRNRLQGHERLVLDYFAESPIYLPRLFRRRFHMRRPLFLRIVSEVEDYEPYFVQERNAAGILGFSSLQKIIAALRMLAYGVTGDYVDEYLRLSESKTMDSLKLFAQAMVSLYSDVYLRSPTNHDIARLLAKGQSRGFPRMLGSIDYMHWKWKNSPTSWRGMYSGHKHEATIILEVVSSYDLWIWHAFFGLPGSNNDINVLDKSFIFTKLAQGRGPRVNYSINGHDYTMRYYLGDGIYPRWSTFVKTILAPLRAKKKHFAAAQESARKDVERAFGVLQAQFTIVRQPARCFKILELKQIMKACIILHNMILEDERDEQDTLDFDYEQLNANPPEPLSHNETDMLSKFICIRQQFVLDLHAYPFPYIVFVFMREKARKYAIVKELDEHVSLKDGTVVLQFETQLQEGLECGGAYLKYLRP, encoded by the exons ATGgctcattttttctttaagagtcgctcttttcttctcaaaatcCTTCAtgatgactctgatgatgattTAGAGATAATTACGAGGGCGTTGGAAGAAGAAGGATCAACATCACATCGTGGTAGTACCCAACATCGTAGGCACATCGTGCGTAATCGGTTGCAAGGCCACGAAAGGCTTGTGCTCGATTATTTTGCAGAGTCACCAATATACCTTCCTAGACTATTTCGAAGGAGGTTCCATATGAGGCGTCCTCTTTTTCTTCGTATTGTATCCGAGGTTGAAGATTACGAGCCATACTTCGTCCAAGAAAGAAATGCAGCTGGAATACTTGGTTTTTCTTCCCTTCAAAAGATTATTGCCGCACTCAGGATGCTAGCATATGGAGTAACTGGTGATTATGTGGATGAATATCTAAGGCTTTCTGAAAGCAAAACAATGGATAGTCTAAAACTGTTTGCGCAAGCAATGGTTTCTCTTTACTCCGATGTGTACTTGAGGTCACCAACAAATCATGATATTGCGAGATTGCTAGCGAAGGGCCAAAGTCGTGGTTTTCCTAGGATGTTGGGGAGCATCGACTACATGCACTGGAAATGGAAAAATTCCCCCACATCATGGAGAGGTATGTATTCTGGCCATAAACATGAAGCAACTATTATCTTGGAAGTAGTTTCTTCATATGATCTTTGGATATGGCATGCATTTTTTGGGTTACCTGGGTCTAACAATGACATCAACGTGTTGGataaatcttttatatttaCTAAGCTTGCTCAAGGGCGTGGTCCTCGAGTCAATTACTCTATTAATGGTCATGACTACACAATGAGATATTACCTTGGCGATGGTATATACCCGCGATGGTCAACATTTGTAAAAACAATCTTAGCCCCACTAAGAGCCAAGAAGAAACATTTTGCTGCAGCACAAGAGTCTGCAAGAAAGGACGTAGAGCGTGCATTTGGagtgttgcaagcacaatttaCAATTGTGCGTCAGCCTGCACGATGTTTCAAAATACTTGAGCTCAAACAAATTATGAAAGCATGCATAATTCTCCATAACATGATTCTTGAAGATGAACGAGATGAACAAGACACTTTGGACTTCGATTATGAACAACTCAATGCAAATCCTCCTGAACCACTGTCACACAATGAAACAGATATGCTTTCGAAGTTTATTTGTATTCGTCAAC AGTTTGTACTGGATTTGCATGCTTATCCTTTTCCATACATTGTGTTTGTTTTTATGCGTGAAAAGGCTAGGAAGTATGCAATAGTTAAAGAGCTTGATGAGCATGTGAGTCTAAAGGATGGAACTGTTGTCCTCCAATTTGAGACCCAGCTCCAGGAAGGGCTTGAATGTGGTGGTGCATATCTCAAATATCTTCGACCATAG